ATGGGACACACTCCGCAAATGTTAGCTACttgccaacatcatgataattacTGACCCAGAGGCTTGCTCTTTTAGGGTAAGGACTGGCCTTCACTCACCTCTGGATTCCCTATAATAATTGAAGAGTTATTGCCTAGAAAGTTAAAAACCCCTCACTGGTCCTTAAAAAGTATGAGGGAAACTTGGCCACCCTGAATGACAAATGTCCTTGCTCAGCCCTAAATCCAGCTAAGCACGTGGAAAGTCCATGTAGGCATGCACCTGCTCTCTAGGGCGAGGGGCAACTGTCCATTTGTCTTCAACATCGCCAGAGCAAAGGAGCCTCTCCATTGTTTCATGGGCATAACTGCTGTCTATGATGCAGTGTGGACTGAGGAGACAGGCAGGGGTAGAGGGTCCCCACTCGCTGCTCACTGCCAGTGCTCAAAGAGGAGACCACTGGGCTAGATCATCCAACCCAACATCCAGACCAACATCCAACCCACATCCAACCCAACATCCAAACCAACATCCAACCCACATCCAACCCAACATCCAACCCGAAATCCAACCCCACATCCAACCCAACATCCAATCCAAAATCCAACCCAACATCCAACCCACCAAGCATTCCTACTTTGCAGTGGTCCCTATTAGAGGGAGTTTAGATGTgaaatttttatgtttatatacatGTATGGCTTCAGCTAACATTAGAAGGAACAACTAAATCTGACTCCCAAGCCCAGACAAATCTCCCAACATCCTCGTATCCCCAAAAGGCTCACAGCTGACGTTTCTAAATCGTCAGGCACGCAGCCTGGCGAGCAGAATCCCAACTATTAAAAACTATCAAATGGGGAGTTTGGTAATTTTCAAGTGTATAAGAGGCTTTGCTAAATGTGTGTGCGTGGTTTTGTTCGGGAAGTTGTGGGTTTATACCTAATCAAGAAACTTTCAACATTAAAAATTCAGAATCAGTGTTCACTGAAACTCTATAGCCTGGGCTATGCACACTCACCCCCAGGCCAGAAATAGCTCAACCTGAGTCACCCCCAGGCTGTCCAGAACCCAGGCAGGAGCTCTGGGTCACCTTTTCCAGCTTTTACCTGAGGCTGGAGGTGGCAGGGCAGGTTAATATCTacagagagagaagaactgaTCAAGAACTTCTGTCTGGCTTTCTATTTATAAATTGTTAAAGACTTGGGCTCTGGTCACGGCTTTATGATTTAAGAAGCTCTCCAATTCCCTTAATCATGAGGAGGGAGAAAGTCTACCCTGAAGGTGGCAGGGTGTCCGAGGATCAAGGGGAGGGGAAGTTGCTATGAATGTCTGAAGCACCATTTGATGATCTCCAGTGACCCTTCCCAAGCCAGTCGTCCTTGGTCGGCACAGGTGAGGGTACGAGCTTTTGCATCAGAGGACCCTTGTGACAAATCCTACAAAAGGGCTTCATATGTTAGCAACCAAGAGGCATCCTCGGGCGAGATGCTCAGCCTCTCtgcatctcagtttcctcatctataaaatgggtataacACTCACCAACCCCCTGTGAGGGCAGATGTAAGGGTTAAAGGAGGTAACGATTGTTCAGGCACactgtaggtgctcaataaatgtttggtgTGTAGGAATAATGGTGCTTCGGCCTCTGCATGTGCTCCTCAGCTTGGACAAGCAGGGCATCTCTCAAGAGAGGTGCTTGGCTAAGCAGGCCCTGCAACCCCCAGGTCCCCAGAACTGACAGGCCACCCCCATCAACAGTGTTCCTCAGGCCTATGGACTGGGCCAATTATGGGACTAATTAGGGGcccttggtggttcagtggcagaatcctcgccttccatgtgggagacccgggtttgagttccagtcaatgcacctcacaTGTAGCCACGAGCTATCTGCCCATGGAcgcttgtgtgtggctgtgatgctgattttcacaagtagatcaccaggactaggaagaaagacctagggaTCTACTTACGAAGatctgccagtgaaaactctacggaCCACAACGGTCTGATCCGCAACCAGTcttggggatggcgcaggaccagccaGCATTTCTTCCAGCTggacacagggtcgccatgagtcagccagcagcagccaacaacaagaaGCAGTTTGGGGCAGGGGTGGGCTCAAGGTAGACAGACCGGGAGTCAAAGGACTTCGTGGGGCAGTTGGTCACCTGCATCCCCACCAGGGCACTGAGAAGTCACAGCAGCCACAGCCCTGAGAGGCAGGAGTCACTCCCGGACCTAAAGGCAGGGAAGCCGAGGCTGTAAAAAGGGCACCCCGCTAGCCTGAGGCCATGGGGGACCCGGCTGGGCTGGCCTGACTCCACACGCTGTGGCTGTGTCCGAGCTGTCTCAGGTGCCCTGTGAGCTCTGGGAAGGCAAGGCGTCCCCACACCAAACGTGGGTCTGGCGTGTCGGCACTCGAGAAACATTTGTTTGAGGAAGGAAAGAACGGAAGAACATGAGGGGCAAGAGCAAAGGCCAGCTCCGGGCAACAGCAGCTAGCTGAGGGGACCAGCCCTGGTTCCCAGCTTCCCTTGGGCCCCCCACAGGAGATGGAGGGGAACTGCAGGAGGCACACAAGGAACTGGCGGAAGGCAGGACCAGGGCCTCAGACCCCAGGTCCTAAAACACCTGTGGAAAGAAGTCACTGGGCCCCAGATGCTGCACCCCCAAGGACCACAGGCTCTCAAGGTGGAGCCTCTGATAAGAAGGCCAGGGAGTGAGGTGAGGGGGCCAGAGATGACATGAGCCCAGAGCAAGGACAGTACAGGTGAGACCAGGCGGGGCCACAGACAGGCACTAAGCGTGGGGGCTGGAAGATCCAGGGCCCCGAGAGCTTGTCCTCAGCCCACCACACTGGGCGCAGGAGGGCAAGGGGCCAGAGCCAGGATGGGAACCAGCCAGCAGCGGGCGCTCAAATAGAAGCCATGCACCCCAGGGTAGCCTTCTTTTTTCTGTACCCTAACCACTGCCAGGCCAACAGCCCTTCAGAACAAAGGCCAACCAATGAACAAAGAACAAAGGCAGCAAGAGTGGCGAGCCGCGTCAAGAGATACCTGGTAGGAGGGAAGTCACAGGGCAAACCCAACAATGAGGCTGGAGACCATGTCAGAGCAGGGGCTGCTCCACTGTCACTCCACCCGGCTTGCTCGGCCCAGAGCTCCTCCTCACGCCCTTGCCCCTCAGCATCCTTGCCCCTCGGTTCCAAGTCTCCTCCAGGCGGCCAGCTTCCCCTCCGTGTCTGCACAGGCACACCCCCGGCCCACCTGCCTCGGGCCAAGCTGCTGGCTGGGTCCCATCACTGTCTCTATCTCCCTGTCCTCGGCGGCCTCACAACTTGCCTTCATGCCAGCGCTGGCACGCCCCTCCCTGGACATTGCCCCGGCCTGGGTCTGGCCACTCCATGCCACACCACACCGAACCGAACCGAAcgagttgctgtggagtcggttctgactcatggcgaacccgtGTGTGccgagtagagctgctccgtagggttttcaaggctctgacctctcggaagtagattcccaggactttctcctgaagcacctctgggtggattcgaaccaccaaccttacagttaCTAGTCGATCATTTACCATTTGGCCACCTGGAGACTCTCTCTGGACCATACTGCTGGGCAAACCCACCTCTCACCCCAGGTTTAAAAGCCCTCGAAGCGCCTTCAGAACAAAGTCCAAACTCTTTGGCAAGGTCTAGGTGGCCTTCTTGATCCGCCTCTCGCCCCCAGACTCAtctcccctcaccccaccccatcaAAGTACTCTAGGGTCAGTTCCCCACAAGGGACATGGTGGCTCCAAGGTCAAAGAACACGTTGCTCCGTCAGCCAGGTCCTCTCCACACCTCCTAAGAGCTCGCCTTCCCTGGGAAGCCTTCTTCCTGACACCCCCTCCCCAGGCTGGGTTATCCAGGCTCCAGGCCCCTCTGGTAACGCTGCGGAAGTCCTCGGCCCCTGGACTCGGGTACAAGGGGCACCTGAGCCACATTCGAGAACTTGCTTCCCCTCCTTCCAAGGCCAGCATCTCTCACTGCCCCCCACAGCACACCTCCCCGGGGGCCAACACCAGCCTCCTACAGAAACTCAGGGACGTGACCAAAGTAGTTTCCACTTTGTGACTGCTCCTTGGCCAGCCAGGGTCATCCCCGGGCCAGTGTGACTGGAAGGGTAGGTGGGACCGTGACCTTGCTGGAAGAGCCCATGTGGCTTCTTCCTCTCCAGTTCCCACAGGGCCCATCAACACCACAGACCCTCCCTCAGGGTACCTGCctctctgggtcctgcagctttGGTGACTGATACAGCTCCAGGTCCCTCTCCATCTCTCCAGCCCCAAGCTTGCCCCCAAGGTCAAAGAGTGAGTCAGGTTGTCCTTCTAGGTGATCCCCAGACCCTGGCCCCCCTCCCATGGCATCTGATGGCCCAGAAATCAGTCTCCAGGTTCCTGCACCCTCCCACCCGTGCCCCCCTACCAGATGGGCCAAGGTGACTGTGACCTGCCCCCCCCCAACAGCAGCCCCTCCTCCCCGGACCTGGACAGGGTGAGTGGGGAACCTAGGGGAGGAGGGTCCCGGGCTAGGGAGGGGaagaaagggagaaggggaaTTGAGGGGACCCGGGCTTGGGAGAGCGGTGGGGATGGGGTCGGGGAACGAGAGTCGCCATTCCGGAGTCAAGAGGATGGCCGGGACGAGGGTCCTGGGCCGGAGTGGGCAGCGGGAACGAGGGTTCCAGGCCCGAGAGTTGGGCGGATGGCGAGGATGAGGGTTCCGGGCCCGGGTTGGTCAGCGGGCAGAAGAGTCCTGGGCCCGGGAGGCTGCGGAATGGCGGGGTTGAAGGGTCCCGGGTCGGGTTGGTCAGCGGGGACGAGAGTTCCACGCCCGGGAGGCGGAGGGACGGCGGGGACGAGGGTCCCGGGCCGGGGTGGACAGCAGGGACCACGGTCACGGGCCGGGGACGCAGAGACAGAGGATGAGGGTCGCGATCTGGGGGGCGGGAAGCGGCAGGGACAAGGGATCCCGGGCTGAAGAGGGTAGCAGGGTCGCGGTCTGGGGCGGCGGGGACGAGGTCGCAGTCCGGGGCGACGGGGACAAGGGACGAGGGTCGTGGTCTGGGAGGCGGGGGCCGCCGGGGCCACGGGGATCCAGGCCGGTGGGCGGGGAATGACCGGGCGAGGGACCAGGGTCCCGGGTCCGGGTCTGGGAGGGCGGCGGGGCGCCGGCTTACCCTCCAGGGCGGCCTTCCAGCTGGTGCTGCCCTCGTAGCCGGAGCCCGAGCGGCGCAGCAGCCCCTCAACACCGCGGGCCTCGGCCTCTGCCGGGGAGCGCGGCCGGGGCGCCGGGCGTGCGGGGCGCGCGGGGGGCGCGGGGGGCACTGGGGCCGCGGGGGGCGCGGGGACCGCGGGGGCCGCGGGGGGCGCAGGGGGCGCGGGGGGCGCGGGGGGCGCAGGGGGCGCGGGGGGCGCGGGGCCCGGCTCCATGCCCGCCCCGGGAGGCCGCGCGCAGCCGGAGGAGccgctcccgccgccgccgccgcagccTTGGCACCGCCCCGGGCGGGAGGAGCCCGGGAGGCGGGCGGGCGGGGACGCGGAGGAGGAGCGGGGACCGCCCCTCACCGGCCCGGCAGGTGCTGAGCGCGGGCTCGGCGCCAGGACCTGGTACTCTGGTCCAGGCCCCTAACCCCCTGATGACACCTCTCGGAGCAGCTTGGGCAGACCTGGCAAGAAGACTCAGGGATTGAGTGGCCCTGCCCTGGGCCTCCCTGCAGCCCCAGCCGAGGGCAATGAGGAggtcagacagagattagacccGCCTGTGAACCAAAGAATAACAgtaaggaacatgcttcttagttcagtcagatatACCAGACCAAAAGGGTGACACCTGTCCAGgagcaggacaagaaggcaggaagggacaagaactggacgaatggacacagggaaccccgggtggaaagggggagcttactgtcatattgtggggattgcaaccaatgtcacaaaacgatatgtgtatagattattgaatgagaaattaacctgagctgtgaactttcacctaaagcacacccACGAAGGCTATTAGAGCAGGTCATGATCACAACCTGCTTAAGGGAAATCAACTTGGGCACCAGGCAGGGAGGTCAGCGAGGAGGCTCTTGCAATAAATGGTTGagatctggagtccctgggtggtgcaaactgttaacctgcttgctactaatggaaaggttggaggttcaagtccacccagaggtgccttggaagaaaggcctgatgacctacttctgaaaaatcagctattgaaaactctgtggagcacagttctactgctctgacacacgtggggttgccaggagttggagtcaactcagtggcagctggttttaACAAGGACATGACACCAAAGGGCTGGCAGCGATGAGAATGCCAGGAGGTACCCTAAGAAGACTTCCAAGGTTCAATCAACGGGATGTAGCGCACCCCCTTTATTGGTCTCCCTGTCTGTCTCTACCTCCTCCCAATACGTCCTGGGATCACTGTTGTTGtaattaggtgccatccagtcagttccgactcaaagcaacccactgaacaaaagaatgaaacactgcagggtcctgccctgtcctcacaatcgttggtgtgtttgagtccattgttgcagccactgtgttaatccatcttacggaaggtcttccacttttccgctgaccctctactttaacaagcatgatgtccttctccagggactgatccctcctgataacatgtccaaagtacgtgagacaaagtctcaccattcttacttctaaggagcattctggtttactTCTTCCGAGACGGATTGGTTcacttttttggcagtccatggtatatttaatattcatcaccaacaccacaattcaaaggtgtcagttcttcagttttccttattcattgtccagcttttgcgtgcatatgaggctatcaaaaataccatggcttgggtcaggcacaccttagtcctcaaagtgacatctttgatttttaacactttgaagaggtcttttgcagcagattcccCCAGTGGAATATGgtatttgatatcttgactgctgcttccgtgggcgttgattgtggatccaagtaaaatgaaatccttgacaacctcaatcttttctccttttatcatgatattacttattggtccatcTGTGAGGATTTTAGTCTTCAATCACTACTTGCACTCAAATCCTTGGGTCAGGGTGGGATTCGGGGGAGCCCCAGTGGCCCTTGGGCAGTCTAAGTCAGAGACTTTTAAAAGGGGCTACCTGCATCTTCAGGATAATGGAGCTACTACTGagataaaagagccctggtggcacagtggttaagtgctcagctgctaattgaaaggtcagcagttggaagccaccagccgctctgcaggagaaagatgtggcagtccacttccataaagattacagcctgggaaaccgtacggggcagttctactcttttctgtggagtcactatgtgtcagaactgaggGCACCCCCCGTCTCCCAGCTCTGAGCGAGTGCAGAGTCTTTACGACAGCCTTTCTTGGGGACAGGGAGTGGCTGGAGCCAAACCAGCAGTACTGCTGGGAGGGGCGGGCTCTGTCCTGCTCACCTCGGGGACCCAGCTTTGTCTGGCAAGGTGCGGCAAGTACCAAACCCTCTGCTTTCAAGTCCCCTTGAATTCCTTCTAGGGGACCCCACATCATTGTCACAAACTAAGAAGGGATAACAGGGAACTAGGTCAGAATTGGGGTGAACCATCCcagcttaggagtccctggggtggtgcaagcagttgaTGAGCTCACctggtaaccagaaggttggaggatCAAGTCTACCTGGTGGCATgtcaggagaaagtcctggcgataTAATTCCagaaaattggccactgaaaaccttacggagcacagttctactgtgacacacgtgtgGGCAGCATGAGTCCGAgtccactcgacggcagcgggtgaCCTCGGCCTAAGAAGCACAGGTCTGCGACAGGTTCACCCCCCAGGCCAGCATCATCGTCCCTCTGTCCTGGGCAGTGTTTGTGCACGTCCTTACCACTAGCCGTGTCCCAGGATATGGACACAGTGTCTTCCCTTAGGTGGGATACACTGATGTGATGGGACAACTCCTGGCCCCCCCACACACAGGTGGTGGGGAGCAGGGGCCTTGAGGACTCTTAGACATCTCTACCCTTCCTGGGGCGGGGGTCCCCTCCTCTCCTCACCTCACTGCTTCTCCAAGGCCTTCTGCCCTCCCACCGCTGCATCAGGACTTCCTAGTAATCAGAGCCTAAGGGCTAGGAACCCGAAAGCCTTAGGTTCTCGGTAAATCCCAGGTTCATGGTCAGGCTGTGTTGCTctctgctgacattttcttttaaatcaacTAAACAGTAAATTCAGGTCACATCCCACTAGGGTGGTAGAAAATTCCATCTTAGTCAgtttaaaagcattttttttttttaataattcatgtAAAACTCACCATTTTAGCcactttaaagtgtacagttcactGGCTTTCAGTACATTTGCCGTGTTTTACAACAGTCACCACTatttaattccagaacatttttgtCACCCCGGacagaaaccccatacccattagtgGTCACTTCCTACTtccccc
This Loxodonta africana isolate mLoxAfr1 chromosome 8, mLoxAfr1.hap2, whole genome shotgun sequence DNA region includes the following protein-coding sequences:
- the CLEC2L gene encoding C-type lectin domain family 2 member L, with product MEPGPAPPAPPAPPAPPAPPAPPAAPAVPAPPAAPVPPAPPARPARPAPRPRSPAEAEARGVEGLLRRSGSGYEGSTSWKAALEDRDPHPLSLRPRPVTVVPAVHPGPGPSSPPSLRLPGVELSSPLTNPTRDPSTPPFRSLPGPGLFCPLTNPGPEPSSSPSAQLSGLEPSFPLPTPAQDPHTTTRLLLGSIAVLLFAILVVMSILASKGCIKCEAPCPEDWLLYGRKCYFFSEEPRDWNTGRQSCHTHEAVLAVIQSQKELEFMFKFTRREPWIGLRRVGDEFHWVNGDPFDPDTFPVSGPGECVFVEPTRLVSTECLMTRPWVCSKMAYT